The following are from one region of the Sulfurimicrobium lacus genome:
- a CDS encoding nitrogen fixation protein NifZ: MKISRDSDVIEIDKEPVFDYGQKVRSSKNIRNDGTYRGKEIGEILVKKGDIGYVTSIGTFLQQFYIYGVDFYEQGNVVGMKAKELEPIEEESHA, translated from the coding sequence ATGAAAATCAGCCGCGACAGCGATGTGATCGAAATCGACAAGGAACCGGTGTTCGACTACGGGCAGAAAGTCCGTTCCAGCAAGAACATCCGCAACGACGGCACCTATCGCGGCAAGGAGATCGGCGAGATTCTGGTGAAAAAGGGCGACATCGGCTACGTCACCAGCATCGGCACCTTCCTGCAGCAGTTCTACATCTACGGCGTGGATTTCTACGAGCAGGGGAACGTCGTCGGCATGAAGGCCAAGGAACTGGAACCCATCGAGGAGGAATCACATGCTTGA
- a CDS encoding 4Fe4S-binding leucine-rich repeat protein encodes MTDIDEALDWQGQPVCCDSCAHRELLALGRCQLRRACVHDRYARRIDRFFYWNRELANQYLAHPYFEVRAIAAKFADVFHLPPLLQDADETVRFSALLRLPRKYLLKMRHDPDREVRIRVAYRLEGTDLLEMRADPDYYVRLVVARRLPFESLHLLLHDADREVRLMVAKRIGMEWLKTLAADSDADVRLEAARRLNGEALLALLRDPDWRVRYEVASRGEAERVLPLIDDEDELVREIARSRIKGEELGPVNTDFASALQGEGHEC; translated from the coding sequence ATGACTGACATCGACGAAGCGCTCGACTGGCAGGGCCAGCCGGTTTGCTGCGATAGCTGCGCGCACCGGGAACTGCTGGCGCTAGGCCGCTGCCAGCTGCGGCGCGCCTGCGTGCACGATCGCTACGCGCGGCGCATCGACCGGTTTTTTTACTGGAACCGCGAACTGGCCAACCAGTACCTGGCGCACCCCTACTTCGAGGTGCGCGCCATCGCGGCGAAATTCGCCGACGTGTTCCACCTGCCGCCGCTGCTGCAGGACGCGGACGAAACGGTGCGCTTCTCGGCACTGCTGCGCCTGCCGCGCAAATATTTGCTGAAAATGCGCCACGACCCGGACCGCGAAGTGCGCATCCGCGTGGCCTACCGGCTGGAAGGAACGGATTTGCTGGAGATGCGCGCCGACCCGGACTACTACGTGCGCCTGGTGGTGGCGCGCCGCCTGCCGTTCGAGTCGCTGCACCTGCTGCTGCACGACGCGGACCGCGAAGTCAGGCTGATGGTGGCCAAGCGCATCGGCATGGAATGGCTGAAAACACTGGCCGCCGACAGCGATGCAGATGTGCGGCTGGAAGCGGCGCGCCGCCTTAACGGGGAAGCCTTGCTGGCCTTGCTGCGCGACCCCGACTGGCGCGTGCGCTACGAGGTGGCGAGCAGGGGCGAGGCGGAGCGGGTGCTGCCGCTGATCGATGACGAGGACGAACTGGTGCGCGAAATCGCGCGTTCCAGGATCAAGGGCGAGGAACTAGGGCCTGTTAATACTGATTTCGCGTCTGCGTTGCAAGGAGAAGGCCATGAATGCTAG
- a CDS encoding HesB/IscA family protein, with product MDLTITTKAGNFMRRMVRFGHAGGNAGFRLVVSPGGCSGLSSEFTIEANPQFGDYVLEQDDLKVFLPQSSRELLEGYTIDFADTMMETGLKFFNPNARGVCGCGTSAPGENDPTVATVNIASIARRSS from the coding sequence ATGGATCTGACCATTACCACCAAGGCTGGAAACTTCATGCGCCGCATGGTGCGCTTCGGCCATGCCGGCGGGAACGCGGGTTTCCGCCTGGTCGTGAGCCCCGGCGGCTGTTCCGGCCTGAGTTCCGAGTTCACCATCGAAGCGAATCCGCAGTTCGGCGACTACGTGCTCGAGCAGGATGACCTCAAGGTGTTCCTGCCGCAATCCAGCCGCGAACTGCTGGAGGGCTACACCATCGATTTCGCCGACACCATGATGGAAACCGGGCTCAAGTTCTTCAACCCCAACGCGCGCGGCGTGTGCGGTTGCGGCACGAGCGCACCGGGCGAGAACGACCCGACGGTGGCAACGGTCAACATTGCCAGCATCGCACGGCGCTCTTCCTAG
- a CDS encoding 4Fe-4S binding protein produces the protein MPYKIISSTCTACTACEPVCPNVAIKEKNGTYVIDPKKCTECEGEDPQCVEVCPVDGCVVVDKSLPRYVM, from the coding sequence ATGCCATACAAAATCATTTCCTCGACCTGCACCGCCTGCACCGCCTGCGAGCCGGTCTGCCCCAACGTCGCCATCAAGGAAAAGAACGGCACCTACGTCATCGACCCCAAGAAATGCACCGAATGCGAGGGCGAAGACCCGCAATGCGTGGAAGTCTGCCCGGTGGACGGCTGCGTCGTGGTCGACAAGAGCCTGCCGCGCTACGTGATGTAA
- the nifB gene encoding nitrogenase cofactor biosynthesis protein NifB: MPPKVIPIFEHAAAATSGCGTKGGSGKSSCGSGAGQGDLSPEIWEKVKNHPCYSEQAHHHFARMHVAVAPACNIQCNYCNRKYDCSNESRPGVVSEKLTPELAAKKVLAVASEVPQLTVVGIAGPGDALANPEKTFKTFELIQKGAPDIRLCLSTNGLMLPDHVQTIQDFNVDHVTITINMIDPEVGEAIYPWIYYNRKRWKGRDAAKILAERQMEGLEMLTSKGILVKVNSVMIPGVNDQHLVEVNRMVKSKGAFLHNIMPLISEAEHGTYYGLNGQRGPSPQELKKLQDDCEGEMNLMRHCRQCRADAVGLLGEDRSAEFTSEKVAEMEVNYDAEARQAYQAFVEKERQDQQAALQGELAGLGSSEVQALVAVATKGSGRINEHFGHASEFQIYELSAQGAKFVGHRRVDHYCEGGYGEEEVLETVISAINDCAAVFVAKIGRCPKGDLEKAGIEPVDAYAHEYIEQSLIAWFKEYLARGTYAERGEGRLRQGAYIAA, translated from the coding sequence ATGCCACCGAAAGTCATACCCATATTCGAACATGCCGCAGCTGCCACATCCGGCTGCGGGACCAAAGGCGGTTCCGGCAAGTCGAGCTGCGGCTCGGGCGCCGGCCAGGGCGATCTCTCGCCTGAGATCTGGGAGAAGGTCAAGAACCATCCCTGCTACAGCGAACAGGCGCACCACCACTTCGCGCGCATGCACGTCGCCGTGGCACCGGCCTGCAACATCCAGTGCAACTACTGCAACCGCAAGTACGACTGCTCCAACGAGAGCCGTCCCGGCGTGGTGAGCGAGAAGCTGACACCCGAACTGGCGGCCAAGAAAGTGCTGGCGGTGGCTTCCGAGGTGCCGCAGCTCACCGTGGTCGGCATCGCCGGGCCGGGCGACGCGCTGGCCAACCCGGAAAAGACTTTCAAGACTTTCGAGCTGATCCAGAAAGGCGCGCCCGACATCCGCCTGTGCCTCTCGACCAACGGCCTGATGCTGCCGGACCACGTGCAGACCATCCAGGACTTCAACGTCGATCACGTCACCATCACCATCAACATGATCGACCCGGAAGTGGGCGAAGCCATCTACCCCTGGATCTACTACAACCGCAAGCGCTGGAAAGGCCGCGACGCCGCGAAGATCCTCGCCGAACGCCAGATGGAAGGGCTCGAAATGCTGACTTCCAAAGGCATTCTGGTCAAGGTCAACTCGGTGATGATCCCCGGCGTCAACGACCAGCACCTGGTGGAAGTGAACCGCATGGTCAAGTCCAAGGGCGCTTTCCTGCACAACATCATGCCGCTGATTTCCGAAGCCGAGCACGGCACCTACTACGGCCTCAACGGCCAGCGCGGACCCTCGCCGCAGGAGCTGAAAAAGCTACAGGACGACTGCGAGGGCGAGATGAACCTGATGCGCCATTGCCGCCAGTGCCGCGCCGACGCGGTGGGCCTGCTGGGCGAGGACCGCAGCGCGGAATTCACCAGCGAGAAAGTGGCGGAGATGGAAGTGAACTACGACGCCGAAGCGCGCCAGGCTTACCAGGCTTTCGTGGAGAAGGAGCGCCAGGACCAGCAGGCGGCCTTGCAGGGCGAACTGGCCGGGCTAGGCAGCAGCGAGGTCCAGGCGCTGGTGGCTGTGGCGACCAAGGGCAGCGGACGCATCAACGAGCATTTCGGCCACGCCAGCGAGTTCCAGATTTACGAGCTGTCGGCGCAAGGTGCCAAGTTCGTCGGCCACCGCCGCGTGGACCACTACTGCGAGGGCGGCTACGGCGAGGAAGAAGTGCTGGAAACCGTCATCTCCGCCATCAACGACTGCGCCGCCGTGTTCGTCGCCAAGATCGGGCGCTGCCCGAAAGGCGACCTGGAAAAAGCCGGCATCGAGCCGGTAGACGCCTACGCCCACGAATACATCGAGCAGTCGCTGATCGCCTGGTTCAAGGAATACCTCGCCCGTGGCACATATGCCGAACGCGGCGAAGGCCGCCTGCGCCAAGGCGCTTACATCGCCGCATGA
- a CDS encoding methyl-accepting chemotaxis protein, whose protein sequence is MFSNLTIKSRLIFVIGLLSVLLVCVGLLGLRGMKVTSEGMRTIYEDSLIAAVRLAEVNFLQAENQRQVHLMLMHDPRLPESKLHDHPLSFHTDKMAENTKKNNQSWDGFVATSQTPEGKNLAEEFKTKRKAYQAARNKALDLIKAGNYLEANSVVVKEAGPAYMANTGAMSKLLTLQVENSKQEHDNAVKSNATTRNIALTAIVLGVLLAALVGVLLIRNIGRSLNQAKSVAARIAQGDLNSEIHVESRDEVGDLLVSMQQMQDNLRKIVAEIEKIVDAAANKGDFSVKMVMDGKAGYTKTLSELLNQLSNVTEGGLKDVTRVAQALADGDLSQTITKDYPGLFDQTKQGVNGTVAALNGIVNDIQFLVLSAGQGDFSAKMDMAGKQGYSKTLSELLNLLSDVTEAGLLDIIRVANALSQGDLTKTITKDYPGLFDQTKQGINTTVENLKNLVGEIKEAVDAIGTASREIAAGNSDLSQRTEEQASSLEETASSMEELTSTVKQNAENAKQASQLAISASDVAGKGGAVVNQVVGTMSSINESSRKIVDIISVIDGIAFQTNILALNAAVEAARAGEQGRGFAVVAGEVRSLAQRSAAAAKEIKTLIGDSVDKVENGTKLVGEAGQTMEKIVTSIKRVTDIMAEISAASSEQSAGIEQVNLAITQMDEVTQQNAALVEEAAAAAESLEEQAQNLSASVAVFKVDSGGMGAGKPVALLAAPGKAGASHFDDAIAAHVKWKIRLSQFIDGSSTEHLDSATVCKDNLCALGKWIYGDGEKHRDAPHYTNLLTKHANFHRCAGDVVRKVESHDKAGAMSMLKGEFSAAAKETVTAIMDLKKEIE, encoded by the coding sequence ATGTTCTCAAATCTGACTATCAAATCCCGGCTCATCTTTGTTATCGGCCTGCTTTCCGTGTTGCTTGTCTGCGTCGGTTTGCTCGGGCTGCGCGGTATGAAAGTCACCAGCGAGGGAATGCGCACCATCTACGAGGATAGCCTGATTGCCGCGGTCCGATTGGCGGAGGTCAACTTTCTTCAGGCGGAAAACCAGCGCCAGGTGCACCTCATGCTGATGCACGACCCGCGTCTGCCGGAAAGCAAGCTGCACGACCATCCGTTGTCTTTCCACACCGACAAGATGGCGGAAAACACCAAGAAAAATAACCAGAGCTGGGATGGGTTTGTCGCTACCTCCCAGACCCCGGAGGGGAAAAATCTGGCAGAGGAATTCAAGACCAAACGCAAGGCATACCAGGCGGCACGGAACAAGGCGCTGGACCTGATCAAGGCGGGGAATTATCTCGAAGCCAATTCCGTGGTCGTGAAAGAGGCCGGCCCCGCTTATATGGCAAACACCGGAGCGATGAGCAAGCTTCTCACGCTGCAAGTCGAGAATAGCAAGCAGGAGCATGACAATGCGGTGAAGTCCAATGCCACGACGCGCAATATTGCACTCACGGCGATCGTGTTAGGCGTACTGCTGGCCGCGCTGGTCGGCGTGCTGCTGATCCGCAACATCGGTCGTTCGCTGAACCAGGCAAAGTCCGTGGCGGCCAGGATTGCCCAGGGCGATCTGAACAGCGAAATCCACGTGGAGTCCCGCGACGAAGTCGGCGACTTGCTGGTATCCATGCAGCAAATGCAGGACAACCTGCGCAAGATCGTGGCCGAAATCGAGAAAATCGTCGATGCCGCTGCCAATAAAGGCGACTTCAGCGTCAAGATGGTTATGGACGGCAAGGCGGGCTACACCAAGACGCTGTCCGAGCTTCTCAACCAGCTCTCCAATGTCACCGAAGGCGGTTTGAAAGATGTGACCAGGGTGGCGCAGGCCTTGGCCGACGGCGATCTTTCTCAAACCATCACCAAGGATTACCCGGGCCTGTTCGACCAGACCAAGCAGGGCGTGAACGGAACCGTTGCAGCCCTGAACGGGATCGTCAACGATATACAGTTCCTCGTCCTGTCAGCGGGCCAAGGCGACTTCAGCGCCAAGATGGATATGGCGGGCAAGCAGGGCTACAGCAAGACGCTATCGGAATTACTCAACCTGCTCTCCGACGTCACCGAAGCCGGCCTGCTGGACATCATCCGCGTAGCCAATGCCCTGTCTCAAGGAGACCTGACCAAAACCATCACCAAGGATTACCCGGGCCTGTTCGACCAGACCAAGCAGGGCATCAACACCACTGTGGAAAACCTCAAGAATCTGGTCGGTGAAATCAAGGAAGCGGTTGACGCGATCGGTACCGCCTCCAGGGAAATCGCCGCCGGCAACAGCGACCTCTCGCAGCGCACCGAAGAGCAGGCCTCTTCACTGGAAGAGACCGCTTCCAGCATGGAAGAGCTCACTTCGACGGTGAAGCAGAACGCCGAGAATGCCAAACAAGCCAGTCAGCTTGCCATCAGCGCTTCCGACGTGGCCGGCAAAGGCGGCGCGGTGGTGAACCAGGTGGTCGGCACCATGAGCTCGATCAACGAATCCTCGCGCAAGATCGTGGACATCATTTCGGTGATCGACGGCATTGCCTTCCAGACCAATATCCTGGCCTTGAACGCGGCGGTCGAGGCTGCCCGTGCCGGCGAGCAGGGGCGCGGCTTCGCGGTGGTGGCCGGCGAGGTGCGCAGCCTGGCGCAACGCTCGGCCGCAGCTGCCAAGGAGATCAAGACCCTCATCGGCGACTCGGTGGACAAGGTGGAGAACGGCACCAAGCTGGTGGGCGAGGCCGGGCAGACCATGGAGAAGATCGTCACCAGCATCAAGCGCGTGACCGACATCATGGCGGAAATCTCCGCTGCATCCAGCGAGCAGAGCGCCGGCATCGAGCAGGTCAACCTGGCCATCACGCAGATGGACGAGGTTACCCAGCAAAATGCCGCCCTGGTGGAGGAGGCCGCTGCAGCCGCCGAATCGCTGGAGGAGCAGGCGCAGAACCTGTCCGCTTCGGTGGCCGTGTTCAAGGTCGACAGCGGCGGCATGGGCGCAGGCAAACCCGTCGCGCTGCTTGCCGCTCCGGGCAAGGCGGGAGCATCGCACTTCGACGACGCCATCGCCGCACACGTCAAGTGGAAAATCCGCCTGTCTCAATTCATCGACGGTAGCAGCACGGAACATCTCGACAGCGCGACAGTGTGCAAGGACAACCTGTGCGCCCTGGGCAAATGGATCTATGGCGATGGCGAAAAGCACCGTGATGCGCCGCATTACACCAACCTGCTCACCAAGCACGCCAATTTCCATCGCTGCGCGGGAGATGTGGTCAGAAAAGTCGAATCGCACGACAAGGCGGGAGCCATGTCGATGTTGAAAGGCGAGTTTTCCGCGGCCGCCAAGGAAACGGTAACGGCCATCATGGATTTGAAGAAAGAAATAGAATAA
- a CDS encoding PhzF family phenazine biosynthesis protein, which yields MPTPLYQVDAFTDRLFSGNPAAVCPLEAWPADGWMQAVAAENNLSETAFLVGGSGRYGLRWFTPATEVDLCGHATLAAAYVIFNFLETELDEVTFDTRSGELHVRRDGDWLRMDFPAQPPMPCPCPDELTQGLGQRPRGVLRADKYLAIFDTEAEIRSLKPDMEILKRLDLMGIIASAPGSDADFVSRFFAPKVGVPEDPVTGSAHCMLTPYWAERLGKTTLLARQVSRRGGEIHCTLKGGRVELAGQAVLFLRGEIMVN from the coding sequence ATGCCCACCCCCCTGTATCAGGTCGACGCTTTTACGGACCGGTTATTTTCCGGCAACCCGGCAGCAGTGTGCCCGCTGGAGGCCTGGCCAGCGGACGGCTGGATGCAGGCCGTGGCGGCCGAGAACAACCTGTCGGAAACCGCCTTCCTGGTCGGGGGCAGCGGCCGCTACGGCCTGCGCTGGTTCACCCCGGCAACCGAGGTGGACCTGTGCGGCCACGCCACGCTGGCTGCCGCCTACGTCATTTTCAACTTTCTGGAAACTGAACTGGACGAAGTAACGTTCGACACCCGCAGCGGAGAATTGCACGTCCGGCGGGACGGCGACTGGCTGCGCATGGACTTTCCCGCCCAGCCGCCGATGCCCTGCCCCTGCCCCGATGAACTGACCCAGGGATTGGGGCAACGGCCCAGAGGCGTGTTGCGCGCCGACAAATACCTCGCCATTTTCGACACGGAAGCGGAAATCCGCTCCCTGAAGCCTGACATGGAAATTCTGAAACGCCTGGACCTGATGGGCATCATCGCCAGCGCGCCGGGCAGCGATGCAGACTTCGTCTCCCGCTTCTTCGCGCCCAAGGTCGGCGTTCCTGAAGACCCGGTCACCGGCTCCGCGCATTGCATGCTGACGCCCTACTGGGCGGAACGGTTGGGCAAGACGACGCTCCTCGCCCGCCAGGTTTCCCGGCGCGGCGGTGAAATCCATTGCACACTGAAAGGCGGCAGGGTCGAACTCGCCGGGCAGGCGGTGCTGTTCCTGCGCGGCGAAATCATGGTGAACTAA
- a CDS encoding GSU2403 family nucleotidyltransferase fold protein: MINNDFPYNIKNMGNIRKSAGLSDIGNDARRQYIDAQATFTAWEEATKRAAEVRGGMYWKQQGKAEYLIRTSPQNAQKSLGPRSAETEAIFTKFTSTKGELEARRDQLSKALVQHQRLNRALFVGRAPQILVEILNTLAKFGLAEHFMVIGTHALYAYEAAAGVRFESTEALATRDVDLLWDTRKRIRFITKMEKLGSSMIGMLQKVDKTFEIRDEQRYTAVNSSGFEVDIIRREAAEGDPHPLLLTGNENDFRVVQAKRAGVLLNSPSFSAMIVSPSGHMARMNTVSPLVFAQFKRWMADQPNREAMKVDRDRLQAELVEQLVEEYLPHLARDKTAGERVDALQP; this comes from the coding sequence TTGATAAATAATGATTTTCCGTATAACATTAAAAACATGGGAAACATACGGAAATCCGCCGGCCTGTCCGACATCGGAAATGATGCCCGACGCCAATATATTGATGCTCAGGCCACGTTCACGGCCTGGGAAGAGGCGACCAAACGTGCGGCTGAAGTGCGCGGCGGCATGTACTGGAAGCAGCAGGGCAAGGCCGAATACCTTATCCGGACGTCCCCACAAAACGCGCAGAAAAGCCTTGGCCCAAGATCCGCTGAAACTGAAGCGATTTTCACCAAGTTCACCTCCACAAAGGGTGAACTGGAGGCGCGGCGCGACCAGCTTTCCAAAGCATTGGTCCAGCACCAGCGCTTGAATCGAGCCTTGTTTGTGGGGCGCGCGCCGCAGATCCTGGTGGAAATCCTCAACACGCTGGCGAAATTCGGCCTTGCGGAACATTTCATGGTGATCGGAACGCATGCGCTCTATGCATACGAAGCCGCCGCCGGGGTTCGCTTCGAATCGACGGAAGCACTGGCGACGCGCGACGTCGATTTGCTCTGGGACACCCGCAAACGCATCCGTTTCATTACCAAAATGGAGAAGCTCGGCTCATCCATGATAGGCATGCTGCAAAAAGTGGACAAAACCTTCGAGATCAGGGATGAGCAACGCTACACCGCGGTAAACAGCAGTGGCTTCGAAGTCGATATCATTCGACGCGAGGCGGCAGAAGGCGATCCCCATCCTTTGCTTCTCACCGGGAATGAAAACGATTTTCGCGTCGTTCAGGCAAAGCGGGCGGGCGTATTGCTCAACTCGCCGTCGTTTTCCGCCATGATCGTTTCGCCCTCCGGCCACATGGCAAGAATGAACACGGTATCCCCTTTAGTCTTCGCGCAATTCAAACGATGGATGGCCGATCAACCGAACCGGGAAGCCATGAAGGTGGATAGAGACCGATTGCAGGCCGAACTCGTCGAACAATTGGTTGAGGAATATCTGCCGCATCTGGCGCGTGATAAAACCGCCGGAGAGCGCGTGGACGCATTGCAGCCGTAA